From a single Ailuropoda melanoleuca isolate Jingjing chromosome 12, ASM200744v2, whole genome shotgun sequence genomic region:
- the FCGRT gene encoding IgG receptor FcRn large subunit p51, producing HQALSLSLGLSLLFGVESFLFQGIWAAPSLGPLPICSLPLCLPPAESHLSLLYHLTAVSAPAPGTPAFWVSGWLGPQQYLSYNNLRAQAEPCGAWVWENQVSWYWEKETTDLRNKQELFLEGLRALGEGGPYTLQGLLGCELGPANASVPVAKFALNGEDFMNFDPKLGTWNGEWPETETIRKTWTQHAGAVSKERTFLLNSCPQRLLGHLERGRGNLEWKEPPSMRLKARPGSPGFSVLTCSAFSFYPPELQLRFLRNGLAAGSGEGDLGPNGDGSFHAWSSLTVKSGDEHHYRCLVQHAGLPQPLTVELESPAKSSVPVVGIVVGFLLLTAVAAGGALLWRRMRRGLPAPWMSLRGDDVGALLPTPGVAKDVDS from the exons CAccaggctctctccctctctctgggtcTGTCTTTGCTCTTTGGGgttgagtcttttctctttcaggGTATCTGGGCTGCTCCCAGTCTAGGTCCCCTGCCCAtctgctctcttcccctctgtctccctccagcAGAGAGCCATCTCTCCCTCCTGTACCACCTCACTGCCGTGTCCGCTCCTGCCCCTGGGACTCCAGCCTTCTGGGTGTCGGGCTGGCTCGGTCCACAGCAGTACCTGAGCTACAATAACCTTCGGGCCCAGGCTGAGCCGTGCGGGGCCTGGGTCTGGGAAAACCAGGTCTCCTGGTATTGGGAGAAAGAGACCACAGACCTGAGGAACAAGCAGGAGCTCTTTCTTGAAGGTCTCAGAGCCTTGGGGGAAGGAG GACCCTACACCCTGCAGGGCCTGCTGGGCTGTGAGTTGGGCCCTGCCAACGCCTCGGTGCCTGTGGCCAAGTTCGCTCTGAACGGCGAGGATTTCATGAATTTCGACCCCAAGCTGGGCACCTGGAATGGGGAATGGCCCGAGACTGAGACCATCCGTAAGACGTGGACGCAGCATGCCGGGGCGGTCAGCAAGGAGAGAACCTTCCTGCTCAACTCCTGCCCCCAGCGGCTGCTGGGCCACCTGGAGAGGGGCCGTGGAAACCTGGAGTGGAAGG AGCCGCCCTCCATGCGCCTGAAGGCCCGACCCGGCAGCCCCGGCTTTTCTGTGCTCACCTGCAGTGCCTTCTCCTTCTATCCCCCGGAGCTACAACTTCGATTCCTCCGGAATGGGCTGGCAGCCGGCTCAGGTGAAGGTGACCTTGGCCCCAATGGCGACGGCTCCTTCCACGCCTGGTCTTCACTGACGGTCAAAAGTGGCGACGAGCACCACTACCGCTGCCTGGTGCAGCACGCAGGGCTGCCACAGCCCCTCACTGTGGAGCTGG AATCACCAGCCAAATCCTCGGTGCCAGTGGTCGGAATCGTCGTCGGCTTCTTACTGCTCACGGCAGTGGCTGCAGGAGGAGCTCTGCTGTGGAGAAGGATGAGAAGGGGGCTGCCAG cCCCCTGGATGTCTCTCCGTGGGGATGACGTAGGGGCCCTCCTGCCCACTCCCGGCGTGGCCAAGGATGTGGACTCTTAG